The Benincasa hispida cultivar B227 chromosome 9, ASM972705v1, whole genome shotgun sequence genome has a segment encoding these proteins:
- the LOC120084457 gene encoding auxin-binding protein T85, producing the protein MSMAGLSLALSFCLIFLFAISEASRCSIIGLPLVRNISELPQDNYGRGGFSHITVAGSLLHGLKEVEVWLQTFSPGSRTPIHRHSCEEVFVVLKGTGTLYLAPSSHEKYPGTPKEFPIYSNSTFLIPVNDAHQVWNTNEHEDLQMLAIISRPPAKVFIYDDWFMPHTAARLKFPYYWDEQCFEAPVKDEL; encoded by the exons ATGTCAATGGCGGGACTTTCCTTAGCTTTATCTTTTTGCTTAATTTTCCTCTTTGCAATATCTGAAGCATCACGTTGCTCGATCATCG GGTTGCCCCTTGTAAGAAATATCAGTGAGCTTCCACAAGATAACTATGGAAGGGGAGGCTTTTCTCACATTACTGTTGCAGGTTCATTATTGCATGGGCTGAAGGAG GTGGAGGTGTGGCTCCAAACATTTTCGCCTGGATCGCGCACACCTATTCATAGGCACTCCTGTGAAGAAGTTTTTGTGGTTTTGAAGGGGACTGGCACTCTCTATCTCGCTCCTAGTTCTCATGAAAAGTACCCTGGAACACCAAAAGAATTTCCTATCTATTCAAACAGTACATTTCTCATACCTGTTAATGATGCTCACCAG GTCTGGAATACGAATGAACATGAGGATCTACAGATGCTTGCCATCATTTCTAGGCCACCAGCCAAAGT GTTTATTTATGACGACTGGTTCATGCCCCACACTGCTGCAAGATTGAAGTTCCCCTACTATTGGGATGAACAGTGTTTTGAAGCGCCGGTGAAGGATGAACTTTAA